Proteins from a genomic interval of Mycobacterium conspicuum:
- a CDS encoding class I SAM-dependent methyltransferase, with the protein MTRSRHDRSLSFGSAAAAYERGRPSYPPEAIDWLLPPGARRVLDLGAGTGKLTTRLVERGLDVVAVDPIPDMLEVLRASLPDTPALEGTAEEIPLEDNSVDAVLVAQAWHWVDPQRAVPEVARVLRPGGRLGLVWNTRDERLGWVRELGKIIGSDGDGRRFNVTLPEPFTEVVRHQVEWTNYLTPQALIDLVSSRSYCITSPAEVRTRTLDQVRELLASHPALANSAGLALPYITVCIRATLGGTA; encoded by the coding sequence GTGACCCGCTCGAGGCACGACCGCTCCCTATCCTTTGGTTCTGCGGCGGCTGCCTACGAGCGCGGGCGCCCGTCGTATCCGCCGGAGGCGATCGACTGGCTGCTGCCCCCCGGCGCCCGCAGGGTCCTGGACCTGGGCGCCGGCACCGGCAAGCTGACGACCAGGCTGGTCGAGCGCGGCCTGGACGTGGTGGCGGTCGACCCGATTCCCGACATGCTGGAAGTGTTGCGCGCCTCGCTGCCGGACACGCCCGCGCTGGAGGGCACCGCGGAAGAGATTCCGTTGGAGGACAACAGCGTTGACGCTGTGCTGGTCGCCCAGGCCTGGCACTGGGTCGACCCCCAGCGCGCCGTGCCCGAGGTGGCCCGGGTGCTGCGGCCGGGCGGCCGGTTGGGCCTGGTGTGGAACACCCGCGACGAACGGCTCGGCTGGGTACGCGAGCTGGGCAAGATCATCGGTAGCGATGGCGACGGTCGCCGCTTCAACGTGACACTGCCCGAGCCCTTCACCGAGGTGGTGCGCCATCAGGTCGAGTGGACGAATTACCTTACCCCGCAAGCCTTGATCGACCTGGTGTCGTCGCGCAGCTATTGCATCACCTCGCCGGCCGAGGTGCGCACCCGCACCCTCGACCAGGTGCGCGAGCTACTGGCCAGCCATCCGGCGCTGGCGAATTCGGCCGGTTTGGCGCTGCCCTACATCACCGTGTGCATCCGCGCGACGCTGGGCGGGACTGCTTAG
- a CDS encoding alpha/beta fold hydrolase, whose product MMLHGFLMSQTVWDPVAPLLADTGRYEVFAPTMAGHNGGPYAGTWLLSSSVLADHVERQLDELGWDSAHLVGNSLGGWVAFELERRGRARSVTGIGAAGGWTRWSPVKFEVISKFVAGMPLLALARLLGPRVLSLPLSRRLATLPLTATPDGISERQLCGVVDDAAHCPAYLQLLAKSVLDPGLLQLADTAVPVQLVLCEKDRVVPASRFNRHFTKFLPPGTKTVRLDGVGHVPMFEAPERVAAVISDFIEECGTRREAAKRAEPPAS is encoded by the coding sequence CTGATGCTGCACGGATTCCTGATGTCGCAGACCGTATGGGACCCGGTGGCGCCACTGCTCGCGGACACGGGCCGCTACGAGGTCTTCGCCCCCACCATGGCCGGTCACAACGGCGGGCCGTATGCGGGCACCTGGCTGCTGAGCTCGTCGGTGCTGGCCGACCACGTCGAGCGACAGCTCGACGAACTCGGCTGGGACAGCGCGCACCTGGTGGGCAACTCGCTGGGCGGCTGGGTGGCGTTCGAGCTCGAGCGGCGCGGGCGGGCGCGCAGCGTGACCGGCATCGGCGCCGCCGGCGGGTGGACCCGGTGGAGCCCCGTCAAGTTCGAGGTGATCAGCAAGTTCGTCGCGGGCATGCCGCTGCTGGCGCTGGCCCGGCTGCTCGGCCCGCGGGTACTTTCGCTGCCGCTCAGCAGGCGGCTGGCGACATTGCCGCTGACGGCCACGCCGGACGGCATCAGCGAGCGCCAATTGTGCGGCGTCGTGGACGACGCCGCGCACTGTCCGGCCTACCTGCAGCTGCTGGCCAAGTCGGTGCTCGATCCCGGCCTGCTGCAGTTGGCGGACACCGCCGTGCCGGTCCAGCTCGTGCTGTGCGAAAAGGACCGTGTGGTCCCCGCGAGCCGGTTCAACCGGCACTTCACCAAGTTCCTGCCACCGGGCACCAAGACCGTCCGGCTGGACGGCGTCGGGCACGTCCCGATGTTCGAGGCGCCCGAGCGGGTCGCCGCCGTCATCTCCGACTTCATCGAGGAGTGCGGCACGCGGCGCGAGGCCGCCAAGCGCGCGGAGCCACCGGCCAGTTAG
- the yhjD gene encoding inner membrane protein YhjD, which yields MSEPAKPGILDRLRARFGWLDHIIRAYRRFDDRNGGFFAAGLTYYTIFALFPLLMVGFAVVGFALSRRPELLNEIDGHIRAEVPSQFGQQLIELIDSAIRARTSIGVIGLTTAAWAGLGWMSHLRAALTEMWWDQPVDSKGYVRGKLSDSLAILGTFLVLLATLALSALGHARPMAAVLRWLHIPNYSVFGVIFQVASIFVSLLVSWLLFTWMIARLPRKSVSLVASMRAGLIAAVGFELFKQVGSIYLQKVLGSPAGATFGPVLGLMVFANITAYLLLFSAAWAATASQDPKAIPVEPPAPAVISPRVVDEGLSLRQALTAMAVGAVGALTFSRLTHRRR from the coding sequence ATGAGCGAACCGGCCAAACCGGGGATCCTTGATCGGCTGCGGGCTCGATTCGGGTGGCTCGACCACATCATCCGCGCCTACCGGCGCTTCGACGATCGCAACGGCGGGTTCTTCGCCGCCGGTCTGACCTATTACACGATTTTCGCGTTATTCCCTTTGCTGATGGTCGGTTTCGCGGTGGTCGGGTTCGCGTTGTCGCGCCGGCCCGAGCTGCTGAACGAGATCGACGGCCACATCCGGGCAGAGGTGCCGAGCCAGTTCGGGCAACAGCTGATCGAGTTGATCGACTCGGCGATCCGGGCGCGGACGTCGATCGGTGTCATCGGCCTGACGACCGCGGCCTGGGCGGGGCTTGGCTGGATGTCTCACCTGCGGGCCGCGTTGACCGAGATGTGGTGGGATCAGCCCGTCGACTCGAAAGGCTACGTGCGTGGCAAGCTGTCCGACTCGTTGGCGATTCTGGGGACGTTCCTGGTGCTGCTGGCCACGCTCGCCCTGAGCGCGCTGGGTCATGCCCGCCCGATGGCCGCCGTGCTGAGATGGCTTCATATACCGAACTATTCGGTGTTCGGCGTGATCTTTCAGGTCGCTTCGATTTTCGTGTCGCTGCTGGTGTCGTGGCTGCTGTTCACCTGGATGATCGCCAGGCTGCCGCGAAAGTCGGTCAGCCTGGTCGCGTCGATGCGGGCGGGCCTGATCGCGGCGGTTGGCTTCGAACTGTTCAAGCAGGTCGGATCGATCTATCTGCAGAAGGTGCTGGGCAGCCCGGCGGGCGCCACGTTCGGTCCGGTATTGGGTTTAATGGTGTTCGCCAATATCACCGCCTATCTGCTGCTGTTCTCCGCCGCCTGGGCCGCCACCGCATCGCAAGATCCGAAGGCCATCCCCGTCGAACCCCCTGCGCCAGCGGTCATTTCCCCCCGCGTGGTGGACGAGGGCTTGAGCCTGCGTCAGGCGCTGACCGCGATGGCCGTGGGAGCCGTTGGGGCGCTGACCTTCTCGCGGCTGACTCACCGGCGTCGATAG
- the metX gene encoding homoserine O-acetyltransferase MetX: MTIFDVPTQTLPAEGEVGLVHIGSLTTESGAEIDDVCIAIQRWGKLSPARDNVVVVLHALTGDSHITGPAGPGHPTPGWWDGVAGPGAPIDTDRWCAVATNVLGGCRGSTGPSSLARDGKPWGSRFPLISVRDQVEADVAALAALGITEVAAVVGGSMGGARALEWIVSYPDRVRAALLLAVGARATADQIGTQATQIAAIKADPNWQGGDYYDTGRSPDAGLKIARRFAHLTYRGEVELDTRFGNDGQGDEDPVTGGRYAVQSYLEHQGDKLVDRFDAGTYVTLTETLSSHDVGRGRGGVEAALRGCPVPVVVGGITSDRLYPLRLQEELAELLPGCAGLQVVDSLCGHDGFLVESDAVGELIRQTLELADNKGACTR, translated from the coding sequence ATGACGATCTTCGACGTGCCGACGCAGACGCTGCCCGCCGAGGGCGAGGTCGGGCTGGTCCACATCGGTTCGCTGACCACCGAAAGCGGTGCGGAGATCGACGACGTCTGCATCGCCATCCAGCGCTGGGGCAAGCTGTCGCCGGCGCGGGACAACGTGGTGGTGGTGCTGCACGCGCTGACCGGGGATTCGCACATCACCGGTCCGGCCGGGCCCGGGCACCCCACGCCGGGCTGGTGGGACGGCGTGGCCGGCCCCGGTGCGCCGATCGACACCGACCGCTGGTGCGCGGTGGCCACCAACGTGTTGGGCGGGTGCCGCGGATCCACCGGCCCCAGCTCGCTGGCCCGTGACGGAAAGCCTTGGGGTTCAAGGTTTCCGCTGATATCGGTGCGGGATCAGGTGGAGGCGGACGTCGCCGCGCTGGCGGCGCTGGGCATCACCGAGGTCGCGGCCGTGGTCGGCGGATCGATGGGTGGCGCCCGGGCTTTGGAGTGGATCGTCAGCTACCCGGACCGGGTCCGCGCGGCGCTGCTGCTGGCGGTCGGCGCGCGCGCCACCGCCGACCAGATCGGCACCCAGGCCACCCAGATCGCCGCCATCAAGGCCGACCCGAACTGGCAAGGCGGCGACTATTACGACACCGGCCGCAGCCCGGATGCCGGGCTGAAGATCGCCCGCCGCTTCGCGCATCTGACCTACCGCGGCGAGGTGGAGCTCGACACCCGCTTCGGCAACGACGGCCAGGGCGACGAGGACCCGGTGACCGGCGGCCGCTACGCGGTGCAGAGCTACCTCGAGCACCAGGGCGACAAGCTGGTGGACCGCTTCGACGCCGGCACCTACGTGACCCTGACCGAGACGCTGAGCAGCCACGACGTCGGCCGTGGCCGCGGCGGGGTCGAAGCGGCGCTGCGCGGGTGCCCGGTGCCGGTGGTGGTCGGCGGCATCACCTCCGACCGGCTCTACCCGCTGCGCCTGCAGGAGGAGCTGGCCGAGCTGTTGCCGGGCTGCGCCGGGCTCCAGGTTGTCGACTCCCTGTGTGGACACGACGGGTTCCTGGTGGAATCCGACGCGGTCGGCGAATTGATCCGGCAGACACTGGAATTGGCCGACAACAAGGGCGCGTGTACACGGTGA
- a CDS encoding NADP-dependent isocitrate dehydrogenase, whose amino-acid sequence MSHQPKIKVKGPVVELDGDEMTRVIWKLIKDMLILPYLDIHLDYYDLGIEHRDRTDDQVTIDAAYAIKKHGVGVKCATITPDEARVAEFNLKKMWLSPNGTIRNILGGTIFREPIVISNVPRLVPGWTKPIVIGRHAFGDQYRATNFKVDGPGSVSITFTPADGSAPIVHEMVAIPEDGGVVMGMYNFKDSIRDFARASFAYGLNARWPVYLSTKNTILKAYDGMFKDEFQRIYDEEFKEQFEAEGLTYEHRLIDDMVAACLKWEGGYVWACKNYDGDVQSDTVAQGYGSLGLMTSVLMTADGKTVEAEAAHGTVTRHYRQYQAGKPTSTNPIASIFAWTRGLQHRGKLDGTGEVIEFAKTLEEVVIRTVESGKMTKDLALLIGPDQQWQQTEEFLNSIAENLQQALAS is encoded by the coding sequence ATGTCCCACCAACCCAAGATCAAAGTCAAGGGCCCGGTCGTAGAGCTGGACGGGGACGAGATGACGCGGGTCATCTGGAAACTGATCAAGGACATGCTGATCCTGCCGTATCTCGACATCCACCTGGACTACTACGACCTGGGCATCGAGCATCGCGACCGCACCGACGACCAGGTGACCATCGACGCGGCGTACGCCATCAAGAAGCACGGTGTGGGCGTCAAGTGCGCGACGATCACGCCCGACGAGGCCCGGGTCGCCGAATTCAACCTCAAGAAGATGTGGCTGTCACCCAACGGAACTATCCGAAACATTCTGGGTGGCACCATTTTCCGCGAGCCGATCGTGATATCCAACGTGCCGCGGCTGGTTCCGGGCTGGACCAAGCCAATCGTCATCGGCCGTCACGCTTTTGGTGATCAATACCGGGCGACCAACTTCAAGGTCGACGGGCCGGGCAGCGTCTCAATAACTTTCACCCCCGCCGACGGCAGCGCGCCGATCGTGCACGAAATGGTGGCCATCCCCGAAGACGGCGGCGTCGTGATGGGGATGTACAACTTCAAGGACTCGATCCGCGATTTCGCGCGCGCGTCGTTCGCCTACGGCCTCAACGCCAGATGGCCGGTGTACCTGTCCACCAAGAACACCATCCTCAAGGCGTACGACGGCATGTTCAAGGACGAGTTCCAGCGGATCTACGACGAGGAATTCAAGGAGCAGTTCGAGGCCGAGGGGCTGACGTACGAGCACCGGCTGATCGACGACATGGTCGCCGCCTGCCTCAAGTGGGAGGGCGGTTACGTGTGGGCCTGCAAGAACTACGACGGCGACGTGCAGTCCGACACCGTCGCGCAGGGCTACGGCTCACTGGGCCTGATGACGTCGGTGCTGATGACGGCCGACGGCAAGACCGTCGAGGCCGAGGCCGCGCACGGCACCGTCACCCGGCACTACCGGCAGTACCAGGCCGGCAAGCCGACCTCCACCAACCCGATCGCCTCGATCTTCGCCTGGACGCGCGGGCTGCAGCACCGCGGCAAGCTGGACGGCACCGGCGAGGTGATCGAGTTCGCGAAGACGCTCGAAGAGGTCGTCATCCGGACGGTGGAGAGCGGGAAGATGACCAAGGACCTGGCGTTGCTCATCGGCCCGGACCAGCAGTGGCAGCAGACCGAGGAGTTCCTCAACTCGATCGCCGAGAATTTGCAGCAGGCGCTGGCGAGCTAA
- the trpS gene encoding tryptophan--tRNA ligase has protein sequence MSTATGSGRIFSGVQPTSDSLHLGNALGAVARWVGLQDEAGDDWDAFFCVVDLHAITVAQDPAALRHRTLVTAAQYLALGIDPARSTVFVQSHVPAHTQLAWVLGCFTGFGQASRMTQFKDKSVRQGSDSTTVGLFTYPVLQAADVLAYDTNLVPVGEDQRQHLELARDVAQRFNSRFPDTFVVPDVLIPKATAKIYDLADPTSKMSKSAATDAGLINLLDDPALSAKKIRSAVTDSEREIRYDPEAKAGVSNLLTIQSAVTGVAVDSLVDGYAGRGYGDLKKDTAEAVVEFVSPIKARVDELMAEETELEAVLAAGARRAHEVASKTVQRVYDRLGFLPHRE, from the coding sequence ATGAGCACCGCTACCGGATCCGGCCGGATTTTCTCCGGCGTGCAGCCCACCTCCGATTCGCTTCACCTCGGCAACGCGTTGGGCGCCGTCGCGCGGTGGGTCGGGCTGCAGGACGAGGCGGGGGATGACTGGGACGCGTTCTTCTGCGTGGTCGACCTGCACGCCATCACCGTCGCGCAGGACCCCGCTGCGCTGCGACACCGGACGCTGGTCACCGCCGCGCAATACCTGGCGCTGGGGATCGATCCGGCGCGCTCCACCGTCTTCGTGCAAAGCCACGTGCCGGCGCACACCCAGTTGGCGTGGGTGCTGGGTTGCTTCACTGGGTTCGGGCAGGCCTCGCGGATGACGCAGTTCAAGGACAAGTCGGTACGCCAGGGCAGCGACTCCACCACGGTCGGCTTGTTCACCTACCCGGTGCTGCAGGCCGCCGACGTGCTGGCCTACGACACCAACCTGGTGCCGGTCGGTGAGGACCAGCGCCAGCATCTGGAGCTGGCGCGCGACGTCGCGCAGCGGTTCAACAGCCGCTTCCCGGACACGTTCGTGGTTCCCGATGTGCTCATCCCCAAGGCCACCGCCAAGATCTACGACCTCGCCGATCCGACCTCGAAAATGAGCAAATCGGCGGCCACCGATGCCGGGTTGATCAACCTGCTCGACGATCCGGCCTTGTCCGCCAAGAAGATTCGCTCCGCCGTGACCGACAGCGAACGGGAGATCCGCTACGACCCCGAGGCCAAGGCGGGCGTGTCGAACCTGCTGACCATTCAGTCGGCGGTCACCGGGGTAGCTGTCGACAGCCTGGTCGACGGCTACGCCGGGCGCGGGTACGGCGACCTGAAGAAGGACACCGCCGAGGCCGTCGTCGAGTTCGTCAGCCCGATCAAGGCCCGGGTCGACGAATTGATGGCTGAGGAAACCGAATTGGAGGCCGTGCTCGCGGCCGGCGCGCGGCGCGCCCACGAGGTGGCCAGCAAAACCGTTCAGCGGGTCTACGATCGGCTCGGGTTCCTTCCGCACCGGGAGTGA
- a CDS encoding HNH endonuclease signature motif containing protein, with product MGCSSREEIVEVLDALDGVLDRLCALSFDALTTPERLRILQRLERGMRRQRTPQHALINQLDAQARPEELGGTLCGALADRLRITKPEASRRVAEAEDLGQRRALTGEPLAPLLTHTAAAQHDGLIGDAHVRVIRDFFAHLPAVVDVGTRAAVELVLADKATEYRPDQLREQARQLMDWLHPDGDYSDEERARKRGIILGKPDYDKMSRISGLITPELRAFLEPVLAKLAAPGTCNPDDDTPVVDEQPDDDAVRRDHRSSAQRNHDALLAGLRALIASGELGQHNGLPVSIIVTTTLKELEAGAGQARTGGGSLVPMSDVIGWAAQAHHYLAIFDGTKPLALHHGKRFASPAQRIMLCAKDRGCTRPGCDAPAYHSQAHHVSGWTNTHRTDIEDLTLACGPDNRLAEKGWTTRKNAHGDTEWIPPPHLDYGQPRTNTYHHPEKLLRDEDDDDEPG from the coding sequence ATGGGTTGCAGCAGCCGCGAGGAGATCGTCGAGGTTCTCGACGCGCTCGATGGTGTGCTGGACCGGTTGTGCGCGTTGAGCTTCGACGCACTGACCACCCCGGAACGGTTGCGCATCCTGCAGCGCCTGGAACGCGGCATGCGCCGCCAACGCACACCCCAGCACGCGCTGATCAACCAACTCGACGCCCAAGCCCGCCCCGAAGAGCTCGGCGGCACACTGTGCGGCGCGCTGGCCGACCGGCTGCGCATCACCAAACCCGAAGCCAGCCGCCGCGTCGCCGAAGCCGAAGACCTCGGACAGCGGCGCGCGCTGACCGGAGAACCGTTGGCGCCGCTGCTCACCCACACCGCCGCCGCCCAACACGACGGCCTCATCGGCGACGCCCACGTGCGCGTCATCCGTGACTTCTTCGCCCACCTACCCGCCGTCGTCGATGTGGGCACCCGCGCCGCCGTCGAACTCGTCCTGGCCGACAAAGCCACCGAGTACCGCCCCGACCAACTCCGCGAACAAGCCCGCCAACTCATGGACTGGCTACACCCCGACGGCGACTATTCCGACGAGGAACGCGCCCGCAAACGCGGCATCATCCTGGGCAAGCCCGACTACGACAAAATGTCGCGCATCAGCGGGCTGATCACCCCCGAGCTACGCGCCTTCCTCGAGCCCGTGCTCGCCAAACTCGCCGCCCCCGGCACCTGCAACCCCGACGACGACACCCCCGTCGTCGACGAGCAACCCGACGACGACGCGGTACGCCGCGATCACCGCTCCAGCGCCCAACGCAACCACGACGCCCTACTGGCCGGCCTGCGCGCCCTGATCGCCTCCGGCGAACTCGGCCAGCACAACGGGCTGCCGGTATCGATCATCGTGACCACCACCCTCAAAGAGCTCGAAGCCGGCGCCGGCCAGGCCCGCACCGGCGGCGGCAGCTTGGTACCGATGTCCGATGTCATCGGCTGGGCCGCCCAGGCGCACCACTACCTGGCCATCTTCGATGGCACCAAGCCCTTAGCACTGCACCACGGGAAACGCTTCGCCTCCCCCGCGCAGCGGATCATGCTGTGCGCCAAAGACCGCGGCTGCACCCGCCCCGGCTGCGACGCGCCGGCCTACCACAGCCAAGCCCACCACGTCAGCGGCTGGACCAACACCCACCGCACCGACATCGAAGACCTCACCCTAGCCTGCGGACCCGACAACCGACTCGCCGAGAAAGGCTGGACCACCCGCAAAAACGCTCACGGCGACACCGAATGGATCCCACCCCCACACCTCGACTACGGCCAACCCCGCACCAACACCTACCACCACCCCGAAAAACTGCTTCGCGATGAAGACGACGACGACGAACCCGGGTGA
- a CDS encoding alpha/beta fold hydrolase, whose product MALPALVLVHGGGLAADSWDLAVEEIHRRAPELTVLALDLPGRRDKPGDLRELTYADFVGSVVGGIEGAGLQDIVLVGHSMGGMTLPGVATKLGAQRVREMIFAASFLPPEGASIVDGLPWLLAATARRFVLRGVPSETPRWLARFGYLNGVPAQRRRFMTGKLYPESLRLLTEKMSWRGMPDDIPPPGFSPCAIAPSRPSCNAKTLPHWGECRRSSRSRPATC is encoded by the coding sequence GTGGCACTGCCTGCTTTGGTTCTAGTGCACGGGGGCGGACTGGCCGCCGATTCGTGGGACCTCGCCGTCGAGGAAATCCACCGTCGGGCACCGGAGTTGACCGTGCTGGCCCTCGACCTGCCCGGGCGGCGAGACAAGCCGGGGGACCTGAGGGAGCTGACTTACGCCGACTTTGTCGGCTCGGTGGTGGGCGGCATCGAGGGTGCCGGGTTGCAGGACATCGTCCTGGTCGGTCATTCGATGGGGGGCATGACGCTGCCCGGGGTCGCCACCAAACTCGGCGCACAGCGGGTGCGCGAAATGATCTTCGCTGCCTCCTTCCTTCCACCCGAAGGCGCATCGATCGTTGACGGGTTGCCCTGGCTGCTTGCGGCGACGGCCCGGCGCTTCGTGTTGAGGGGCGTGCCGAGCGAAACACCTCGATGGCTGGCTCGATTCGGATATCTGAATGGAGTCCCCGCGCAGCGTCGCCGATTCATGACCGGCAAGCTCTACCCGGAATCGCTCCGCCTGCTCACGGAGAAGATGTCTTGGCGCGGCATGCCTGACGACATTCCACCACCTGGATTCTCACCCTGCGCGATCGCGCCATCACGCCCAAGCTGCAACGCAAAAACATTGCCGCACTGGGGGGAGTGCAGACGCTCGTCGAGATCGAGACCTGCCACATGCTGA
- a CDS encoding bifunctional o-acetylhomoserine/o-acetylserine sulfhydrylase: MTADNSASSTETDPTAHWSFETKQIHAGQSADAATHARALPIYQTTSYTFDDTAHAAALFGLEVPGNIYTRIGNPTTDVVEQRIAALEGGVAALFLSSGQAAETFAILNLAGAGDHVVSSPRLYGGTYNLFHYSLAKLGIEVSFVEDPDDLDSWQAAVRPNTKAFFGETISNPQIDILDTPGVSGVAHANGVPLIVDNTIATPYLIQPFTQGADIVVHSATKYLGGHGSAIAGVIVDGGTFDWTQGRFPGFTTPDPSYHGVVFAELGPPAFALKARVQLLRDLGSAASPFNAFLVAQGLETLSLRMERHVSNAQRVAEFLAGRDDVVSVNYAGLPGSPWHERAKRLAPKGTGAVLAFELAGGIEAGKAFVNALKLHSHVANIGDVRSLVIHPASTTHAQLSPTEQLATGVSPGLVRLAVGIEGIDDILADLELGFAAARKFSGESQTVASF, from the coding sequence ATGACCGCTGACAACTCGGCAAGCAGCACCGAGACCGATCCGACCGCGCATTGGTCCTTTGAGACCAAGCAGATTCACGCCGGCCAGAGCGCCGATGCGGCCACCCACGCGCGTGCGCTGCCGATCTACCAGACCACCTCCTACACCTTCGACGACACCGCGCATGCGGCCGCGCTGTTCGGGCTCGAGGTGCCGGGCAACATCTACACCCGGATCGGCAACCCGACCACCGATGTCGTCGAGCAACGCATCGCCGCGCTCGAAGGGGGCGTGGCGGCGCTGTTCCTGTCCTCCGGGCAGGCCGCGGAGACGTTCGCGATCCTGAACCTGGCCGGCGCGGGTGATCACGTGGTGTCCAGCCCACGGCTCTACGGCGGCACCTATAACCTGTTCCACTACTCGCTGGCCAAGCTCGGCATCGAGGTCAGCTTCGTCGAAGATCCCGACGACCTGGATTCCTGGCAGGCGGCGGTGCGACCGAACACCAAGGCGTTCTTCGGCGAGACCATTTCCAACCCGCAGATCGACATCCTGGACACCCCCGGGGTTTCCGGGGTGGCCCACGCCAACGGTGTCCCGCTGATCGTCGACAACACGATCGCCACGCCGTACCTGATCCAGCCGTTCACCCAGGGCGCCGACATCGTCGTGCACTCGGCGACGAAATACCTCGGCGGGCACGGCTCCGCGATCGCCGGGGTCATCGTCGACGGCGGCACCTTCGACTGGACGCAGGGCCGCTTCCCCGGGTTCACCACCCCCGACCCGAGCTACCACGGCGTGGTGTTCGCCGAACTGGGACCGCCGGCGTTCGCGCTCAAGGCCCGCGTGCAGTTGTTGCGCGACTTGGGTTCTGCGGCATCCCCGTTCAACGCCTTCCTGGTGGCGCAGGGCCTCGAGACGCTGAGCCTGCGCATGGAGCGGCACGTGTCCAACGCGCAACGAGTTGCCGAGTTCTTGGCCGGCCGCGACGACGTGGTGTCGGTGAACTACGCCGGACTGCCCGGTTCACCCTGGCACGAGCGGGCAAAGCGGCTGGCGCCCAAGGGAACCGGAGCCGTGCTGGCCTTCGAGCTGGCCGGCGGCATCGAGGCGGGCAAGGCGTTCGTCAACGCGCTCAAGCTGCACAGCCACGTCGCCAACATCGGCGATGTGCGCTCGCTGGTCATCCACCCGGCCTCGACCACCCACGCTCAGCTCAGCCCGACCGAGCAGCTGGCCACCGGTGTCAGCCCGGGGCTGGTGCGGCTGGCCGTCGGCATCGAGGGCATCGACGACATCCTCGCCGACCTGGAGCTCGGCTTCGCCGCGGCCCGCAAATTCAGCGGCGAGTCACAGACGGTGGCTTCGTTCTGA